In a single window of the Etheostoma spectabile isolate EspeVRDwgs_2016 chromosome 3, UIUC_Espe_1.0, whole genome shotgun sequence genome:
- the bet1l gene encoding BET1-like protein, with protein sequence MADWNRGHGSVDDMLDAENKRLAENLATKVSRLKSLAYDIDREADDQNEYLDSMDSNFLSATGLLSGSVKRFSTMVRSGRDNRRILCYVSVGLVLVFFLLYYLISRIQR encoded by the exons ATGGCGGACTGGAATAGAG gTCATGGCTCTGTGGACGACATGCTGGATGCTGAAAACAAACGGCTGGCTGAGAACCTGGCCACCAAAGTCTCCAGACTGAAATCT CTGGCGTATGACATCGACAGAGAGGCTGACGATCAGAACGAGTACCTGGACAGCATG GACTCAAACTTCCTGAGTGCGACGGGCCTGCTGAGCGGCAGCGTGAAGCGCTTCTCCACCATGGTCCGATCGGGCAGAGACAACCGCCGCATCCTCTGCTACGTCTCCGTGGGCCTGGTCCTGGTCTTCTTCCTGCTGTACTACTTGATCTCCAGGATTCAGCGCTGA
- the nup88 gene encoding nucleoporin 88 — MAAINTERWLNDLPNHTIFQKIRGKLDPKPNANDRGFAKNLTFCLGGDLFVWDDTDRVFYTTNLRQMNTDESRSSGNYQTLLCINPPLFELCQVLLSPTQHHVALIGQRGVSVLELPQRWGKRSEFEGGRSQINCKTIPVAERFFTSSPSVSLRQAAWYPSETDEPHLVLLTSDNTIRFYGLKSPQTPAKVLSVSQSDDDSSGQPPVRSYAASLGEIAVAFDFGPISSPLRQQAAQRSREQHVYPLYILYENGETYVSYTSQTNGVSLTKPAGPLPMYPAAEDNYGYDACAILCLPCAPSILVIATETGTLYHCVVLESEEEEDAGAVEKWIRGTEAVPALYVFECVELELTLKVATGEDEEPQEFDFTCPIRLHRDPLCQHRYHCTHEAGVHSVGLIWVNKLQKFLQSGEEDKDSLQELAAEKRCIVEHILCTRPLQSSQSAPVCGFLIVSDLSLGATMVCITSTYECILLPLLSSIRPPSPPLLCSHPGPGSGSSPLRGMADDSFEQHIRNILARSSTNPLVLKAGDKDTSPPPPECLQLLSRATQVFREEYILKQDMAREEMQRRVKLLTSQKSKQLEELSLCREEKKSLREAAERLADKYEDAKYRQEAIMNRVKNVLGSLQSQLPILSNSEKDMKKELQSISDQLKHLNNCIRQVTMKMEYQKTQVDKDSPAARTTVSLNAHQKKVVQDVLREQGQQIGDMMKQIKDIKNHFSF, encoded by the coding sequence ATGGCGGCAATTAACACAGAGCGGTGGTTGAATGACTTACCAAACCATACTATTTTCCAAAAAATACGAGGGAAGTTGGATCCGAAGCCCAACGCAAATGACAGAGGGTTCGCTAAAAACCTCACCTTTTGTTTGGGTGGGGACTTGTTCGTGTGGGACGACACAGACCGCGTGTTTTACACGACCAACTTGCGACAGATGAACACCGATGAGAGTCGCAGCAGCGGGAACTATCAAACCTTGCTGTGCATCAACCCTCCTCTCTTCGAACTGTGCCAGGTGTTGCTAAGTCCAACTCAGCACCACGTCGCGCTCATCGGGCAGCGGGGCGTCTCGGTGCTGGAGCTTCCTCAGCGGTGGGGCAAGAGGTCCGAGTTCGAGGGCGGACGGAGCCAAATCAACTGCAAAACCATCCCGGTGGCGGAGCGCTTCTTCACCAGCTCGCCGTCCGTGAGTCTGCGGCAGGCGGCCTGGTACCCCAGCGAGACCGACGAGCCCCACCTGGTGCTGCTCACATCCGACAACACCATCAGGTTTTATGGCTTGAAGTCGCCCCAGACGCCGGCCAAAGTCCTGTCAGTATCCCAGTCGGATGATGACAGCAGTGGTCAACCTCCGGTCCGCTCCTACGCTGCGTCTCTGGGTGAGATAGCCGTGGCGTTCGACTTCGGCCCGATTTCGTCGCCCCTTCGGCAGCAGGCGGCACAGCGCTCCAGAGAACAGCACGTCTACCCGCTGTACATCCTCTACGAAAATGGGGAGACCTATGTGAGCTACACGAGCCAGACAAATGGTGTGAGTCTAACTAAACCCGCCGGACCCCTCCCGATGTATCCCGCAGCAGAGGATAACTATGGCTATGATGCTTGTGCCATCCTCTGCCTGCCCTGTGCGCCCAGCATCCTGGTCATCGCCACAGAAACAGGCACACTGTATCACTGTGTGGTGCTGGAGTctgaagaagaggaagatgcGGGGGCGGTGGAGAAGTGGATCCGAGGCACAGAGGCAGTGCCGGCTCTctatgtgtttgagtgtgttgaGCTGGAGCTCACCCTCAAAGTAGCCACAGGAGAGGACGAAGAGCCTCAAGAGTTTGATTTCACCTGCCCAATCAGACTGCACAGAGACCCCCTGTGCCAGCACAGGTATCATTGCACCCACGAAGCAGGCGTGCACAGCGTGGGGCTCATCTGGGTCAACAAGTTGCAGAAGTTCCTCCAGTCAGGCGAGGAGGATAAGGACAGTCTCCAAGAGCTAGCTGCTGAGAAGCGCTGCATTGTGGAGCACATTCTGTGTACCAGACCACTCCAATCTAGCCAGTCTGCTCCAGTTTGTGGCTTTCTGATTGTGTCTGACCTTTCCTTGGGTGCCACCATGGTTTGCATCACCAGCACCTATGAGTGCATCCTGTTGCCGCTGCTGAGCTCCATCcgccctccctcccctcccctgctCTGTTCCCATCCGGGTCCAGGGTCTGGCAGCTCCCCCCTGCGCGGGATGGCCGACGACTCTTTCGAGCAGCACATCCGCAACATCCTAGCACGCAGCTCCACCAATCCTCTCGTGCTGAAGGCCGGGGACAAGGACACGTCACCGCCGCCTCCGGAGTGTCTGCAGCTCCTCAGTAGAGCCACGCAGGTCTTCCGCGAGGAGTACATTCTCAAGCAGGACATGGCCCGCGAAGAGATGCAGAGACGGGTGAAACTCCTGACGAGCCAGAAGAGCAAGCAGCTGGAAGAGTTGAGTCTATGTcgggaggagaagaagagtcTGAGGGAGGCAGCGGAGAGGCTGGCTGATAAGTACGAAGACGCAAAGTATCGCCAGGAAGCCATTATGAACCGGGTTAAAAACGTGCTGGGCAGCCTGCAAAGCCAGCTGCCCATACTGTCAAACAGTGAGAAGGATATGAAGAAGGAGCTGCAGAGCATCAGCGATCAACTGAAACACCTGAACAACTGCATCAGACAGGTGACCATGAAGATGGAGTACCAGAAGACACAAGTGGACAAGGATTCACCTGCAGCCAGGACCACAGTGTCCCTCAACGCCCACCAGAAGAAGGTTGTTCAGGATGTCCTCAGAGAACAGGGACAGCAAATTGGTGACATGATGAAACAGatcaaagacatcaaaaacCATTTTAGTTTCTAA
- the psmd8 gene encoding 26S proteasome non-ATPase regulatory subunit 8, with protein MALKETAGLYETLKAEWNKKNPNLSKCGDLLSKLKVSLLELNFLPTSGSALTKQQLILARDVLEIGALWSILKKDIPSFERYMAQLKCYYFDYKEELPEAAYMHQLLGLNLLFLLSQNRVSEFHTELERLSARDIQTNVYIRHPVSLEQYLMEGSYNKVFLAKGNIPAESYTFFIDILLDTIRDEIAGCIEKAYEQIQFSEATRVLFFSSPKKMTEYAKKRGWSLSPDGYYSFTTQQQRTEEVTIPSTELAQQVIEYARQLEMIV; from the exons ATGGCGTTGAAAGAGACTGCAGGGCTGTACGAGACACTCAAAGCAGAGTGGAACAAGAAAAACCCAAACCTGAGTAAATGTGGAGACCTTCTGAGTAAACTTAAG GTTTCATTACTGGAACTGAACTTCTTACCTACCAGTGGCTCCGCGCTCACTAAGCAGCAGCTCATTTTAGCTC GTGATGTCCTTGAAATTGGAGCCTTGTGGAGTATCCTCAAGAAGGACATACCGTCCTTTGAAAGATACATGGCCCAGCTAAAATGTTACTACTTTGATTACAA GGAGGAACTGCCTGAAGCTGCCTACATGCACCAGCTACTTGGACTCAACTTGCTCTTTCTGCTGTCACAGAACCGCGTGTCTGAGTTTCACACAGAACTTGAGAGACTGAGCGCACGTGATATTCAGACCAACGTATACATCAGACACCCAGTGTCCCTAGAGCAG TACTTGATGGAGGGAAGCTACAACAAAGTATTTCTCGCCAAAGGCAACATTCCTGCTGAGAGCTACACCTTTTTTATAGATATCCTGCTTGACACAATTCG TGATGAGATCGCAGGCTGCATAGAGAAAGCATACGAGCAGATCCAGTTCAGTGAAGCCACCCGTGTGCTTTTCTTCAGTTCCCCAAAAAAGATGACAGAGTATGCCAAGAAG agGGGATGGAGCTTGAGCCCAGACGGCTATTACTCTTTTACCACTCAGCAGCAACGGACGGAAGAGGTGACCATCCCCTCCACGGAGCTGGCTCAACAGGTCATCGAATACGCACGACAGCTGGAAATGATTGTGTAA
- the ehd2b gene encoding EH domain-containing protein 2b isoform X2, giving the protein MSRWGRKNVKKAPEVIRTVTEGLKSLYRKKLLPLEEYYGFHDFHSLSLEDADFDNKPMVLVVGQYSTGKTTFIKYLLEQDIPGSRVGPEPTTDCFTAIMHGEVEGVIPGNALIVDPNKPFRKLNPFGNTFLNRFQCAQMPNQVLESISIIDTPGILSGAKQRVSRGYDFPAVLRWFAERVDRIILLFDAHKLEISDEFSEAIGALKGNEDKLRVVLNKADMVGTQQLMRVYGALMWSLGKVFGTPEVLRVYIGSFWSEPLMVADNRKLFELEEEDLFADIQNLPRNAALRKLNDLVKRARLVRVHAHIISYLKQEMPSVFRKDNKKKNLIYQLPVIFSKIQLQHNISPGDFPDCAKMQEQLMVHDFTKFKTLKPNLMTALDELLSADISKLMPLLRQEELEAGEQPGVQGGAFIGTRAGPFGEGDPFTMENGEGCEEEEDWVVTKDKPKYDEIFYNLAPSEGKLSGNKAKDWMESSRLPNSVLGRIWKLSDVDHDGMLDDEEFALASHLIEVKLEGHGLPPELPTRLIPPSKRRQKGSDA; this is encoded by the exons ATGTCGCGCTGGGGGAGAAAAAATGTGAAGAAGGCGCCTGAGGTGATTCGCACCGTGACAGAAGGGCTCAAGTCCTTATATCGCAAGAAGCTGCTGCCTCTGGAGGAGTACTATGGTTTCCATGACTTCCACTCTCTCAGTCTGGAGGATGCAGACTTCGATAACAAGCCTATGGTGCTGGTGGTGGGACAGTACTCCACTGGAAAGACAACGTTCATCAA GTATCTACTGGAGCAGGACATTCCTGGGAGCAGGGTGGGACCTGAACCCACCACCGACTGCTTCACTGCCATCATGCACGGGGAGGTGGAGGGAGTCATCCCCGGGAACGCCCTCATCGTAGACCCCAACAAGCCTTTCCGCAAACTCAACCCTTTTGGGAACACCTTTCTCAACAG GTTCCAGTGCGCCCAGATGCCCAACCAGGTTCTGGAGAGTATCAGCATCATCGACACGCCGGGGATCCTGTCCGGGGCCAAGCAGAGAGTGAGCCGAG GCTATGACTTCCCGGCTGTGCTGCGCTGGTTTGCCGAGCGCGTGGACCGCATCATCCTGCTGTTTGATGCCCACAAACTGGAGATCTCAGACGAGTTCTCCGAGGCCATCGGCGCCCTGAAAGGCAACGAGGACAAGCTGCGTGTGGTGCTCAACAAGGCCGACATGGTGGGCACCCAGCAGCTGATGAGGGTGTACGGTGCACTCATGTGGTCCCTGGGAAAGGTGTTTGGCACCCCGGAGGTTCTGCGTGTCTACATCGGCTCCTTCTGGTCCGAGCCGCTGATGGTGGCCGACAACCGAAAGCTGTttgagctggaggaggaggatctgttCGCTGACATCCAAAACCTCCCTCGCAACGCAGCTTTACGCAAGCTCAATGACCTGGTCAAGAGGGCACGTCTGGTCAGG GTCCATGCCCACATCATCAGCTACCTGAAGCAGGAGATGCCTTCTGTCTTCAGGAAggacaacaaaaagaagaatCTGATCTACCAGCTGCCAGTGATTTTCTCTAAGATCCAGCTGCAGCACAACATTTCTCCTGGAGACTTCCCCGACTGTGCCAAGATGCAG GAGCAACTGATGGTTCATGACTTCACCAAGTTCAAAACCTTGAAGCCTAATCTGATGACAGCCTTGGATGAGTTGCTCTCCGCGGACATCTCCAAGCTGATGCCTCTGCTGCggcaggaggagctggaggcgGGCGAGCAGCCGGGCGTGCAGGGCGGGGCCTTCATCGGGACCCGCGCTGGGCCGTTCGGGGAGGGCGACCCCTTCACCATGGAGAACGGAGAGGGATGCGAGGAGGAGGAAGACTGGGTGGTGACCAAAGACAAGCCCAAGTATGACGAGATCTTCTATAACCTGGCTCCCAGCGAGGGGAAGCTGAGCGGCAACAAGGCCAAGGACTGGATGGAGAGCTCCCGCCTGCCCAACTCGGTTCTGGGTCGCATCTGGAAGCTGTCCGACGTGGACCACGACGGCATGCTGGATGATGAAGAGTTTGCCCTGGCCAGCCACCTGATCGAGGTGAAGCTAGAGGGCCACGGTCTGCCCCCGGAGCTTCCCACGCGTCTGATCCCGCCCTCCAAGCGCAGGCAGAAGGGTTCGGATGCGTAG
- the ehd2b gene encoding EH domain-containing protein 2b isoform X1, which translates to MSRWGRKNVKKAPEVIRTVTEGLKSLYRKKLLPLEEYYGFHDFHSLSLEDADFDNKPMVLVVGQYSTGKTTFIKYLLEQDIPGSRVGPEPTTDCFTAIMHGEVEGVIPGNALIVDPNKPFRKLNPFGNTFLNRFQCAQMPNQVLESISIIDTPGILSGAKQRVSRGERRDKGYDFPAVLRWFAERVDRIILLFDAHKLEISDEFSEAIGALKGNEDKLRVVLNKADMVGTQQLMRVYGALMWSLGKVFGTPEVLRVYIGSFWSEPLMVADNRKLFELEEEDLFADIQNLPRNAALRKLNDLVKRARLVRVHAHIISYLKQEMPSVFRKDNKKKNLIYQLPVIFSKIQLQHNISPGDFPDCAKMQEQLMVHDFTKFKTLKPNLMTALDELLSADISKLMPLLRQEELEAGEQPGVQGGAFIGTRAGPFGEGDPFTMENGEGCEEEEDWVVTKDKPKYDEIFYNLAPSEGKLSGNKAKDWMESSRLPNSVLGRIWKLSDVDHDGMLDDEEFALASHLIEVKLEGHGLPPELPTRLIPPSKRRQKGSDA; encoded by the exons ATGTCGCGCTGGGGGAGAAAAAATGTGAAGAAGGCGCCTGAGGTGATTCGCACCGTGACAGAAGGGCTCAAGTCCTTATATCGCAAGAAGCTGCTGCCTCTGGAGGAGTACTATGGTTTCCATGACTTCCACTCTCTCAGTCTGGAGGATGCAGACTTCGATAACAAGCCTATGGTGCTGGTGGTGGGACAGTACTCCACTGGAAAGACAACGTTCATCAA GTATCTACTGGAGCAGGACATTCCTGGGAGCAGGGTGGGACCTGAACCCACCACCGACTGCTTCACTGCCATCATGCACGGGGAGGTGGAGGGAGTCATCCCCGGGAACGCCCTCATCGTAGACCCCAACAAGCCTTTCCGCAAACTCAACCCTTTTGGGAACACCTTTCTCAACAG GTTCCAGTGCGCCCAGATGCCCAACCAGGTTCTGGAGAGTATCAGCATCATCGACACGCCGGGGATCCTGTCCGGGGCCAAGCAGAGAGTGAGCCGAGGTGAGAGACGCGACAAAG GCTATGACTTCCCGGCTGTGCTGCGCTGGTTTGCCGAGCGCGTGGACCGCATCATCCTGCTGTTTGATGCCCACAAACTGGAGATCTCAGACGAGTTCTCCGAGGCCATCGGCGCCCTGAAAGGCAACGAGGACAAGCTGCGTGTGGTGCTCAACAAGGCCGACATGGTGGGCACCCAGCAGCTGATGAGGGTGTACGGTGCACTCATGTGGTCCCTGGGAAAGGTGTTTGGCACCCCGGAGGTTCTGCGTGTCTACATCGGCTCCTTCTGGTCCGAGCCGCTGATGGTGGCCGACAACCGAAAGCTGTttgagctggaggaggaggatctgttCGCTGACATCCAAAACCTCCCTCGCAACGCAGCTTTACGCAAGCTCAATGACCTGGTCAAGAGGGCACGTCTGGTCAGG GTCCATGCCCACATCATCAGCTACCTGAAGCAGGAGATGCCTTCTGTCTTCAGGAAggacaacaaaaagaagaatCTGATCTACCAGCTGCCAGTGATTTTCTCTAAGATCCAGCTGCAGCACAACATTTCTCCTGGAGACTTCCCCGACTGTGCCAAGATGCAG GAGCAACTGATGGTTCATGACTTCACCAAGTTCAAAACCTTGAAGCCTAATCTGATGACAGCCTTGGATGAGTTGCTCTCCGCGGACATCTCCAAGCTGATGCCTCTGCTGCggcaggaggagctggaggcgGGCGAGCAGCCGGGCGTGCAGGGCGGGGCCTTCATCGGGACCCGCGCTGGGCCGTTCGGGGAGGGCGACCCCTTCACCATGGAGAACGGAGAGGGATGCGAGGAGGAGGAAGACTGGGTGGTGACCAAAGACAAGCCCAAGTATGACGAGATCTTCTATAACCTGGCTCCCAGCGAGGGGAAGCTGAGCGGCAACAAGGCCAAGGACTGGATGGAGAGCTCCCGCCTGCCCAACTCGGTTCTGGGTCGCATCTGGAAGCTGTCCGACGTGGACCACGACGGCATGCTGGATGATGAAGAGTTTGCCCTGGCCAGCCACCTGATCGAGGTGAAGCTAGAGGGCCACGGTCTGCCCCCGGAGCTTCCCACGCGTCTGATCCCGCCCTCCAAGCGCAGGCAGAAGGGTTCGGATGCGTAG